In a genomic window of Roseiflexus castenholzii DSM 13941:
- a CDS encoding nSTAND1 domain-containing NTPase, which yields MTDHSPSAGMPDHEMLAYPSFAALRAAHTNLLRRQRDEGLTPSVLGQAVELIARGSAAGVLLEDEDERNAAQGLLDYWATILIRKGYESPNATLEEFDPSLAPELDDDHCPYVGLDPFREEDAARFFGRRRLVEFLINRLHDQRMLALLGPSGAGKSSVVRAGLIPALKQNALPGSGNWRYPPVITPGEQPLLHLACVLRRLNSQPDDLARDEELAEQLRDPQQVVAACDGPEPVVLVVDQLEELFTLTDDESERHAFVEAMVALVEHPSTRHIVLTTMRSDFESFIALEPSLQRWMERARVQLLPLSASEMREAIERPAELAGLKFEPGVVDALLHDTLGEPAALPLLQFSLLKLWDARDRNRVTWEAYQRIGGGRQALARSADALYNNLIPEDQVTARRILMRLVRPGEGLEITSNRIRRDQLYRAGEARDRVDRVLERLIAARLVRLTPGDTPGSAQIEVAHEALVRNWPTLVNWLEDERAAIATRRRLEAKAAEWVRLGSGAAGLLDEVQLAEAERWLNSAEAAYLGYDEALLDLVTASRAAIDQARRTEEEQRRRELEQAQALAEARRIQAEQNEKLAIEQGKRAEAEARSAQRLRLVVMTMTFALIGALILGIMLFVQQSQLRATASELATQVGISNLALVTAQVAVENARVAANRARIAAATSQAAESLALLRGTQAALAATQESYARRTAESLVPALERQARQSRAGQLAALAQAEREDRPVLSLLLAIEAVQVTLQKGEAPVPIADAVLRGSLARIGGVGLWIGSPVVAAATSDNGSVAALLTADGTLQVWNLTNLSRSPRIASAPGSPTLLALSRDGARLATAGADPTSLRLWDLAGTTLTARELAGPGGTNTAMALSRDGRRLAIGDNQGATFVYDLTNLSASPQRLSGLGGRSGIRSLTFSPDGRLLATGNDDSQARLYNLASGSGTYTRERTRGALTSITFSSDGRWLAYGSAGGQVRLWRLSGMQFDSVYVLLGLTAQVTEVRIASGNALVIAGSADGTTCLWDLEARNDNRARVVLRGQSAQITGLALNGDASRLATASADGQVALWDLNVADPGVKPVILRGHDGAVTGVAIPVNTSLMLTTGVDGMARVWNLNAPLSTPESLPQAGADLINIACRTAGRTLSESEWNTYFEGMPYRPSCR from the coding sequence ATGACCGATCATTCACCTTCGGCAGGGATGCCCGACCACGAGATGCTGGCATATCCCTCATTTGCAGCATTGCGCGCGGCGCATACGAACTTACTCCGCCGCCAACGCGACGAGGGGTTGACGCCATCTGTGCTGGGGCAGGCCGTCGAACTCATTGCTCGCGGCAGCGCCGCCGGTGTGTTGCTCGAAGATGAAGATGAGCGCAACGCTGCACAGGGGTTGCTCGATTATTGGGCGACGATTCTGATTCGTAAAGGGTATGAGTCGCCCAACGCAACGCTCGAAGAGTTCGATCCGTCCCTCGCGCCAGAACTGGATGATGATCACTGCCCTTACGTCGGGTTAGACCCGTTCCGTGAAGAAGATGCGGCTCGCTTCTTCGGCAGGCGGCGCCTGGTTGAGTTTCTGATCAACCGGCTGCATGACCAGCGGATGCTGGCGCTGCTTGGTCCTTCTGGCGCCGGCAAATCGTCGGTGGTGCGCGCGGGGTTGATCCCTGCTCTGAAGCAGAATGCCCTGCCCGGCAGCGGCAACTGGCGCTACCCGCCGGTGATCACGCCAGGAGAGCAACCGCTGCTGCACCTGGCGTGCGTCCTGCGTCGTCTGAATAGTCAACCCGATGACCTGGCGCGTGATGAGGAACTGGCGGAACAGTTGCGGGACCCGCAGCAGGTGGTTGCAGCGTGTGATGGACCTGAGCCGGTGGTGCTGGTAGTCGATCAGTTGGAAGAACTGTTTACTCTGACCGATGACGAATCGGAGCGCCACGCATTTGTCGAGGCGATGGTTGCCCTCGTGGAGCATCCATCCACCCGGCATATCGTCCTGACGACAATGCGAAGCGACTTCGAGAGTTTTATTGCACTCGAACCGTCGCTTCAGCGGTGGATGGAACGAGCGCGGGTTCAACTGTTGCCGCTCAGCGCCAGTGAAATGCGTGAGGCGATTGAACGTCCGGCGGAACTGGCCGGTCTCAAATTTGAGCCGGGGGTCGTCGATGCATTGTTGCACGACACCCTCGGCGAGCCGGCAGCGTTGCCGCTACTCCAATTCTCGTTGCTCAAACTCTGGGATGCGCGTGACCGCAATCGCGTCACGTGGGAGGCGTATCAGCGGATCGGCGGCGGACGGCAGGCGCTCGCGCGCAGCGCCGATGCGCTCTACAACAACCTCATCCCGGAGGATCAGGTGACCGCGCGCCGTATTCTGATGCGCCTGGTGCGTCCTGGTGAGGGTTTGGAGATCACCAGTAATCGCATCCGGCGTGATCAACTCTATCGCGCCGGCGAAGCGCGTGACCGGGTGGATCGTGTGCTTGAACGTCTGATCGCTGCACGCCTGGTGCGTCTCACTCCCGGTGACACGCCGGGGAGTGCGCAGATCGAGGTCGCCCACGAGGCGCTCGTGCGCAACTGGCCCACCCTGGTCAACTGGCTTGAGGATGAGCGCGCGGCAATTGCAACCCGCCGCCGCCTGGAGGCGAAGGCGGCGGAATGGGTGCGGCTCGGCAGCGGCGCCGCCGGTTTGCTCGATGAGGTGCAACTGGCGGAAGCCGAACGCTGGTTGAATAGCGCCGAAGCCGCTTACCTGGGGTACGACGAAGCGTTGCTCGATCTGGTGACTGCCAGTCGCGCGGCTATCGATCAGGCGCGACGCACCGAGGAAGAGCAACGTCGCCGTGAACTCGAACAGGCGCAGGCGTTGGCGGAAGCGCGTCGCATTCAGGCGGAACAGAATGAAAAACTGGCAATCGAGCAGGGGAAACGCGCCGAAGCCGAAGCGCGCTCGGCACAACGGTTGCGCCTGGTTGTCATGACGATGACCTTTGCCCTGATCGGCGCTCTTATATTGGGCATCATGCTCTTTGTGCAGCAATCGCAACTCAGAGCAACCGCTTCCGAACTGGCGACCCAGGTCGGTATCTCCAACCTGGCGCTTGTCACCGCCCAGGTCGCTGTTGAGAACGCCCGCGTCGCCGCCAACCGGGCGCGGATCGCCGCCGCCACCTCGCAGGCTGCCGAAAGCCTGGCGCTGCTGCGCGGCACTCAGGCGGCGCTCGCGGCAACGCAGGAGTCATACGCGCGTCGGACTGCCGAGTCCCTCGTCCCTGCACTCGAACGACAGGCGCGTCAGTCCCGCGCCGGTCAACTTGCGGCGCTGGCACAGGCGGAACGTGAAGATCGCCCGGTTCTCAGCCTCCTGCTGGCAATCGAAGCAGTGCAGGTGACGCTTCAGAAAGGCGAAGCGCCTGTTCCGATCGCTGATGCCGTTTTGCGCGGGTCGCTCGCGCGCATCGGCGGCGTGGGGCTGTGGATTGGCAGTCCGGTGGTCGCTGCCGCAACCAGTGACAACGGCAGCGTGGCTGCGCTCCTAACCGCCGATGGTACGCTTCAGGTCTGGAACCTGACCAATCTGAGCCGGTCGCCGCGCATTGCCAGCGCCCCTGGTTCACCAACCCTCCTGGCGCTTTCGCGCGACGGCGCGCGTCTGGCGACAGCCGGCGCCGATCCGACCAGTCTTCGCCTCTGGGACCTCGCCGGCACGACGTTGACCGCGCGCGAACTCGCAGGACCGGGAGGAACCAACACCGCCATGGCGCTCAGCCGCGATGGGCGCCGTCTGGCAATCGGCGATAACCAGGGCGCCACCTTTGTGTACGATCTGACGAATCTTTCGGCGTCGCCGCAGCGACTAAGCGGTCTTGGCGGTCGCAGCGGCATTCGTTCGCTCACGTTCAGTCCCGATGGACGTCTGCTGGCGACCGGCAACGACGATAGCCAGGCGCGACTCTACAATCTCGCCTCCGGTTCTGGAACGTACACGCGCGAGCGCACCCGCGGCGCGCTGACCTCGATCACCTTCAGCAGCGATGGACGCTGGCTCGCCTATGGCAGCGCAGGCGGACAGGTGCGCCTCTGGCGTCTGAGTGGCATGCAGTTCGACTCGGTCTATGTGCTGCTTGGCTTGACAGCGCAGGTGACGGAAGTGCGCATTGCGTCCGGGAATGCGCTGGTCATCGCCGGCAGCGCCGACGGAACGACCTGTCTCTGGGACCTCGAAGCACGCAACGATAACCGGGCGCGTGTGGTGTTGCGCGGTCAGAGCGCTCAAATAACAGGATTGGCGTTGAACGGCGATGCCAGTCGTCTGGCGACTGCCAGCGCCGATGGGCAGGTGGCGCTGTGGGACCTGAATGTCGCCGATCCTGGTGTCAAGCCGGTGATCCTCCGCGGTCACGACGGCGCAGTCACCGGTGTGGCGATACCGGTGAACACTTCGCTGATGCTGACCACAGGCGTCGATGGGATGGCCCGCGTTTGGAACCTGAATGCGCCGCTCTCTACTCCTGAGTCATTACCGCAGGCAGGCGCTGACCTGATCAACATCGCCTGCCGCACCGCAGGGCGAACGTTGTCGGAAAGCGAGTGGAACACGTACTTCGAGGGAATGCCGTACCGCCCTTCCTGTCGATAA
- a CDS encoding CHAT domain-containing protein: MKSYADLEIVVTPAESGRFLLKARGPRGEEGDGELRLPDAEPQIQALLARLRALDLDEAALVMLGRALFDALFTGAVRDVYVRCRGALASDEGLRLRLNIPPSAAAVATLPWEFLYDPDRGPLALLDVPVVRHLPQPNRIPPLTAPLPLRVLLTAAQTPPPTAVERELAAVQTALERFGNQVSATVEPHLTAATLQNRLREGYHIWHFVGHGGFAADGATACLLFEDELGDPEPISALQLGIMLDRSNLRLVVLDACSTGQLTLDPMRSMAPALVRAQVPAVIAMQFQAPEEATRAFAGAFYRALADAFPIDFCVTEGRRAVMNIAGLGRADWGIPVIYTRTEDGRLFDPPAAHTPSTVAEVTARSVGTGIQALENLIEAGSDVREAVIAFRADFQAAARQIDILADYKDVHDQLHSLQFHCYSPIVIDMRRLPDDDLAWESIANYEVTLQSILRDLEQVAERNRLPMSELSWVADVRIAQADVTQAIETNDLKLLRKAVRLLNRVLTTQPSLINARLNTAARSLRLTSLVEGMSAVLNWLRTAGYDATRISQIELGVAGLTTLSASLATLVDEHDRWQIVDLDLRRIEQLIDQDITELELSWPDVRERVAPLYLESAESWGAALKNDADKVTEALGAADPTKARQFFRRFRRQAGERFFRVDIELKRVCDELRKVGEPLTSVLKVLTP, translated from the coding sequence ATGAAATCGTATGCTGACCTGGAAATAGTGGTCACTCCGGCAGAGAGCGGTCGCTTTCTCCTCAAAGCGCGCGGACCGCGCGGTGAAGAGGGTGATGGTGAACTGCGCCTGCCCGACGCCGAGCCGCAGATACAGGCGCTGTTGGCGCGTCTGCGCGCGCTCGATCTCGACGAAGCGGCGCTGGTAATGCTTGGTCGGGCATTATTCGACGCACTCTTCACCGGCGCCGTGCGTGATGTGTATGTCCGCTGCCGAGGCGCGCTCGCCAGTGATGAAGGTCTGCGTCTGCGCCTCAATATTCCGCCGTCGGCAGCAGCAGTGGCCACACTGCCATGGGAATTTCTCTATGACCCGGATCGTGGTCCTCTGGCGTTGCTCGATGTGCCGGTTGTGCGTCATCTGCCGCAGCCGAACCGCATCCCGCCGCTCACCGCACCGCTGCCGCTGCGCGTGTTGCTGACCGCTGCGCAAACGCCGCCGCCGACTGCCGTCGAACGCGAACTGGCAGCGGTTCAGACGGCGCTCGAGCGCTTTGGCAACCAGGTTTCCGCAACAGTCGAGCCGCACCTGACGGCTGCCACGTTGCAGAATCGGTTGCGTGAAGGGTATCATATCTGGCATTTCGTCGGTCATGGCGGGTTTGCAGCCGACGGCGCCACGGCGTGTCTCCTGTTCGAGGACGAACTTGGCGACCCGGAACCAATCAGCGCGCTGCAACTTGGTATTATGCTCGACCGGAGCAATCTGCGGCTGGTCGTGCTCGATGCCTGTTCCACCGGGCAACTGACGCTTGACCCGATGCGCAGCATGGCGCCGGCCCTGGTGCGCGCCCAGGTACCGGCTGTCATCGCCATGCAGTTTCAGGCGCCGGAAGAAGCCACCCGCGCCTTTGCCGGGGCATTCTACCGCGCCCTGGCGGATGCCTTCCCGATCGATTTTTGCGTTACCGAAGGGCGACGCGCCGTGATGAACATTGCCGGGCTTGGTCGCGCCGACTGGGGCATCCCGGTGATCTATACGCGCACCGAGGACGGACGCCTCTTCGATCCCCCTGCTGCTCATACGCCCTCGACCGTGGCGGAAGTCACGGCGCGTTCGGTCGGAACCGGCATCCAGGCGCTCGAGAATCTCATCGAGGCTGGCAGCGATGTGCGCGAGGCGGTGATCGCGTTTCGCGCCGATTTTCAGGCTGCGGCGCGCCAGATCGACATCCTGGCGGATTACAAAGACGTGCATGATCAGCTGCACTCGCTCCAGTTCCACTGCTACAGCCCGATAGTAATCGACATGCGCCGCCTGCCGGATGACGACCTGGCATGGGAAAGCATCGCCAATTACGAGGTGACGCTTCAGAGCATCCTGCGCGACCTGGAACAGGTGGCTGAACGGAACCGCCTGCCGATGAGTGAATTGTCGTGGGTGGCGGATGTTCGCATTGCGCAGGCTGACGTTACGCAAGCAATCGAAACGAACGACCTGAAACTGTTGAGAAAAGCGGTGCGCCTGCTCAACCGGGTGTTGACCACCCAACCATCTCTGATCAATGCCCGTCTCAACACCGCAGCCCGCTCCTTGCGCCTGACCTCGCTCGTCGAGGGGATGTCCGCCGTGCTCAACTGGCTCCGCACTGCGGGGTACGACGCAACCAGGATCAGTCAGATTGAACTCGGTGTTGCCGGATTGACGACCCTCAGCGCCAGCCTTGCGACGCTGGTCGATGAACATGATCGCTGGCAGATCGTCGATCTCGATCTCCGCCGGATTGAGCAGCTCATCGATCAGGATATCACCGAACTGGAACTGTCGTGGCCCGATGTGCGCGAACGGGTAGCGCCACTCTACCTGGAAAGTGCGGAATCTTGGGGCGCGGCCTTGAAGAATGATGCTGATAAGGTCACCGAAGCGCTGGGTGCTGCCGATCCTACGAAGGCGCGGCAGTTTTTCCGCCGTTTTCGCCGTCAGGCGGGAGAGCGGTTCTTTCGCGTCGATATCGAACTCAAACGTGTGTGTGATGAATTACGCAAGGTCGGCGAGCCGCTGACTTCTGTTCTCAAGGTGCTGACGCCATGA
- a CDS encoding ArnT family glycosyltransferase — MHRYLEAIVSSEAGARMSPALRLAIHAIAAALAGMLLVTLLCQIPVAHRVDVGRFDAGYVRGFYDPERLDLPQARAYLNESDGSARWTRAESFLLFPQAGLPAEVTLRLRGWRADGSPPNVAILIDGREAYTGVTTGEWQEIRLAVQQSSLKPEDMLITLRVDTAPISAGDPRPAGVLVDAAEYRTARPPLQPYPAQLAWGALAGALLALALADTQWGRRAPWLRCLTPLRAWVAGMLLIGLAYLLLYRLQPAYPYPLRGLLPGVCALLGATMAVRYGPALAARRPTLPDVLAAGGIVVWTTAILLAAQDHVTLSVPGVEKDFRVFATRAIDLALIFRADGFYHLGYPLMLWCVAPLTEGNVFLAARLIAACAGAVFLGASWVLARCTLGRGPALAVLTMLALNPFVVQYALYIGSDMPFAAFCALTLALLARWTERKTAWLLILAGVAAGCAFLVRHPGILLFPFGVLVVWMRREARGARREGREAREARGTRQWRSARFISHLWRGARREAREAQGARQWRSARFISHLWRGAGCEAREARGAGQEAREVRGARQWRSARFISHLWRGAGQEAREARGAGQEAREARGAGQEAREARGAGQEAREARGAGQEAREARGAGQEAREARGAGQEAREARGAGQEAREARGAGQEAREARGAGQEAREARGAGQEAREARGAGQEAREARGAGQEAREARGAGQEAREARGAGQEAREARGARQWRSARFISHLWRGGGPEGREARETQQEANVQRSTFNAQRSTFNVSAFALAFCVAIAPQVIVNVRDTGNPFYNQQAKNIWLAVYGDSDWGRWNEVSNDVSLADVILEDPARVASAWWSNLRAFIGAGAESAGDAGQASQLRLLAFPANWLAVVGLVGWLALIGLRRRSPGFRADGGSAQEVPDDHIRAATHPDGRLISRRKGVRPVRRPSLRRWTSVRRFTKGDDNRGQRRSCRRRRRLHGAHLLSTHNHTPATPPFAALLLVWVALYTAVLAVGLPLQRFYLPLAPIYALAAAWTLALAIGALATRWAWHPARLWIIGVLVFLLLLWQGFALGAREVLDRQPADEVVAIRLVQQTVPSGEPLRAILAPGDPVGKYSAIAHRIVPPDQETRYLLHSSESGPRPDGTLIAVFGRYALVQVQQ, encoded by the coding sequence ATGCATCGGTATCTGGAAGCGATAGTGAGCAGTGAAGCGGGCGCGCGAATGTCACCCGCGCTGCGGCTGGCGATCCACGCGATTGCGGCAGCCCTGGCGGGCATGTTGCTGGTAACCCTGCTGTGCCAGATACCGGTTGCGCACCGTGTGGACGTGGGACGGTTCGACGCCGGGTATGTGCGCGGTTTCTACGACCCGGAGCGCCTCGATTTGCCGCAGGCGCGCGCCTATCTGAACGAGTCGGATGGAAGTGCGCGCTGGACGCGCGCCGAGTCGTTTCTGCTGTTTCCGCAGGCTGGTCTTCCCGCTGAGGTGACGCTGCGGCTGCGTGGTTGGCGTGCTGATGGTTCGCCGCCGAATGTTGCGATCCTGATCGATGGGCGCGAGGCGTATACCGGCGTCACCACCGGCGAGTGGCAGGAGATCCGGCTGGCGGTGCAGCAATCCTCGTTGAAACCAGAAGATATGCTGATCACGCTGCGCGTGGACACGGCGCCGATCAGCGCCGGCGACCCGCGACCGGCAGGGGTGCTCGTCGATGCAGCGGAGTATCGCACTGCGCGACCGCCGTTGCAACCGTATCCGGCACAACTGGCATGGGGGGCGCTTGCGGGGGCGCTCCTGGCGCTGGCGCTGGCAGATACGCAGTGGGGCAGACGCGCGCCCTGGCTACGCTGCTTGACGCCGCTGCGCGCGTGGGTTGCCGGAATGCTGTTGATCGGTCTTGCGTACCTGCTGTTGTACCGGCTTCAGCCCGCGTACCCCTACCCCTTGCGCGGCTTGCTTCCCGGTGTATGTGCTCTGCTTGGCGCAACGATGGCGGTGCGGTACGGTCCGGCGCTTGCGGCACGCCGGCCCACACTGCCGGATGTTCTGGCAGCAGGCGGCATCGTGGTATGGACGACGGCGATTCTGCTGGCGGCGCAGGATCACGTGACGTTGTCGGTTCCAGGAGTCGAAAAAGATTTCCGTGTCTTCGCTACGCGCGCCATCGATCTGGCGCTCATCTTCCGCGCCGATGGGTTCTACCATCTGGGATATCCGCTCATGCTCTGGTGCGTTGCGCCGTTGACCGAGGGGAATGTCTTTCTGGCGGCGCGCCTGATTGCCGCCTGTGCCGGCGCTGTCTTCCTTGGCGCTTCCTGGGTCCTGGCGCGCTGCACGCTGGGGCGCGGACCAGCGCTGGCGGTGCTGACGATGCTGGCACTGAACCCATTTGTGGTGCAGTACGCGCTGTACATCGGCAGCGATATGCCGTTCGCGGCGTTCTGCGCGCTGACCCTGGCGCTGCTGGCACGGTGGACGGAGCGGAAAACCGCCTGGCTGCTCATCCTGGCTGGCGTCGCGGCGGGCTGCGCGTTCCTGGTGCGGCACCCGGGAATCCTGTTGTTCCCATTCGGAGTGCTGGTTGTGTGGATGAGGCGCGAGGCGCGGGGCGCGAGGCGCGAGGGGCGTGAGGCGCGCGAGGCGCGAGGCACCCGACAATGGCGTAGCGCGAGATTTATCTCGCATTTGTGGCGAGGCGCGAGGCGCGAGGCGCGCGAGGCGCAAGGCGCCCGACAATGGCGTAGCGCGAGATTTATCTCGCATTTGTGGCGAGGCGCGGGGTGTGAGGCGCGCGAGGCGCGAGGCGCGGGGCAAGAGGCGCGCGAGGTGCGAGGCGCCCGACAATGGCGTAGCGCGAGATTTATCTCGCATTTGTGGCGAGGCGCGGGGCAAGAGGCGCGCGAGGCGCGAGGCGCGGGGCAAGAGGCGCGCGAGGCGCGAGGCGCGGGGCAAGAGGCGCGCGAGGCGCGAGGCGCGGGGCAAGAGGCGCGCGAGGCGCGAGGCGCGGGGCAAGAGGCGCGCGAGGCGCGAGGCGCGGGGCAAGAGGCGCGCGAGGCGCGAGGCGCGGGGCAAGAGGCGCGCGAGGCGCGAGGCGCGGGGCAAGAGGCGCGCGAGGCGCGAGGCGCGGGGCAAGAGGCGCGCGAGGCGCGAGGCGCGGGGCAAGAGGCGCGCGAGGCGCGAGGCGCGGGGCAAGAGGCGCGCGAGGCGCGAGGCGCGGGGCAAGAGGCGCGCGAGGCGCGAGGCGCGGGGCAAGAGGCGCGCGAGGCGCGAGGCGCGGGGCAAGAGGCGCGCGAGGCGCGAGGCGCGGGGCAAGAGGCGCGCGAGGCGCGAGGCGCCCGACAATGGCGTAGCGCGAGATTTATCTCGCATTTGTGGCGAGGCGGGGGGCCTGAGGGGCGTGAGGCAAGGGAGACGCAGCAAGAAGCAAACGTTCAACGTTCAACGTTCAACGCTCAACGTTCAACATTCAACGTTTCCGCCTTCGCTCTTGCCTTTTGTGTGGCAATTGCGCCACAGGTGATCGTCAATGTGCGCGATACGGGCAATCCATTCTACAATCAGCAGGCAAAGAACATCTGGCTTGCCGTGTACGGCGATAGCGATTGGGGACGCTGGAACGAGGTCAGCAACGACGTGTCGCTCGCCGATGTCATACTTGAAGACCCGGCGCGTGTTGCGAGTGCGTGGTGGTCGAACCTGCGCGCATTCATCGGCGCCGGCGCGGAGTCGGCCGGCGATGCAGGGCAGGCGTCGCAACTGCGGTTACTGGCATTCCCGGCGAACTGGCTGGCAGTGGTCGGTCTCGTGGGTTGGCTGGCGCTGATCGGGCTGCGGCGCAGGAGTCCAGGCTTTCGAGCCGACGGCGGAAGCGCACAGGAAGTGCCAGACGATCACATTCGTGCAGCAACGCACCCGGACGGACGCCTCATCTCGCGCCGGAAAGGTGTCCGCCCAGTCAGACGCCCCAGCCTGCGCAGATGGACGTCCGTCCGCAGGTTCACGAAGGGCGATGACAATCGTGGGCAACGACGGAGTTGCCGCCGCAGGCGACGGTTGCATGGAGCGCATTTGCTGTCTACTCACAATCACACTCCTGCCACCCCGCCATTTGCGGCGCTGTTGCTCGTGTGGGTTGCGCTATACACTGCCGTGCTCGCCGTCGGCCTGCCATTACAACGCTTCTATCTGCCGCTGGCGCCGATCTATGCTCTGGCAGCAGCATGGACGCTGGCGCTGGCGATTGGCGCACTGGCGACGCGATGGGCATGGCATCCGGCGCGGCTCTGGATCATTGGCGTTCTGGTGTTCCTTCTGCTCCTCTGGCAGGGATTCGCGCTCGGCGCGCGCGAAGTGCTCGACCGCCAGCCCGCCGACGAGGTTGTGGCGATACGTCTCGTACAGCAGACCGTGCCTTCTGGCGAGCCGCTGCGCGCCATACTTGCGCCTGGCGATCCGGTCGGAAAGTACTCCGCGATTGCGCATCGCATTGTGCCGCCGGATCAGGAGACGCGCTACCTGTTGCACAGTAGCGAGTCGGGACCGCGTCCTGATGGCACGCTGATTGCAGTATTCGGAAGATACGCACTGGTGCAGGTTCAGCAGTGA
- a CDS encoding tetratricopeptide repeat protein — translation MSGTQPQAQRFNLHVWMSSTVSEARASPLATTCALLALLALAGVVLRLWFISVSPLDPRYSNADDGDYYRRALRFAVTGAYVDDAWLIRPPLHVFFFALWLRLALILGIPQQGVLFVQLAQTALAALMPLIGYDLARRLFGSARAGLLFAGFLALWHPLVEQTTVLFSEHLYLFLFVLHLWLLVRYDQEGRLRDLALAGVALGAAALTRSPALYAGMFVVGWLAVRALTVAQPDMASRWEAVKAAIAPAIVVIAACLAIVAPWTMRNYLMYGHLIPVDTLGQINLWLDLDDVARRNEHIETLRRMPQSERHIYALERAREILAADPLRPFRPMWDTFRHIWKAQFIEDYFVKQSFFTRPLRETAPLGLAGDLIWLTFTTAGLAGLAGQAREGVHFRLFFLAWIGYSLLTVLIFHVEPRYLLPLWVMIALYGAGMATARWNGARATPRLALQAAIVATFFGLLLTYRDYPAIISSGVARERAMIAGLSAYQAHDYPAAEQAFRAALAAQPRFVDAQVHLALALAAQQRYDEALALIRRNSSRHAELVFGALLRDTGKTAQAANLLTYIETIAGEDIQRWALTWLHPPPVAILSVGNGLDMGYLTGFSPAENGVAGGFRWLEGQGMIVLPFAEPLDNDAVVILSMTGGEAATTTPLTVRIGNGPEQRVGVVRGQWRRYHLLAPTGSVKEQRLVIALRAPTFVPALRDPASDDARALSLRLARVQVRR, via the coding sequence GTGAGCGGAACGCAACCTCAGGCTCAACGTTTCAATCTGCACGTCTGGATGTCGTCCACCGTGTCTGAGGCGCGCGCCTCCCCGCTTGCAACGACCTGCGCGCTGCTGGCGCTGTTGGCGCTAGCGGGAGTCGTGTTGCGTCTCTGGTTTATCAGCGTCAGCCCGCTCGATCCGCGCTACTCCAATGCCGATGATGGCGACTACTACCGGCGGGCGCTGCGGTTTGCCGTAACCGGCGCGTATGTCGATGACGCCTGGCTCATTCGCCCGCCGCTGCATGTGTTCTTTTTTGCGCTCTGGCTGCGACTGGCGCTGATCCTGGGCATTCCTCAGCAAGGAGTGCTGTTCGTGCAACTGGCGCAGACGGCGCTGGCGGCGCTGATGCCGCTGATCGGGTACGATCTGGCGCGGCGTTTGTTCGGCAGCGCGCGCGCCGGTCTGTTGTTCGCCGGGTTCTTGGCGCTCTGGCATCCACTGGTCGAGCAGACAACCGTGCTGTTCAGCGAGCACCTCTACCTGTTCCTGTTTGTGCTCCATCTCTGGCTGCTGGTGCGCTACGACCAGGAAGGGCGATTGCGCGACCTGGCGCTGGCGGGTGTGGCGCTTGGCGCAGCGGCGTTGACACGCTCACCGGCGTTGTACGCAGGTATGTTCGTTGTCGGGTGGCTGGCGGTACGCGCGCTGACAGTCGCCCAACCTGATATGGCGTCGCGTTGGGAAGCGGTGAAAGCAGCGATCGCGCCGGCGATTGTCGTCATCGCGGCATGTCTGGCAATTGTCGCACCATGGACCATGCGCAACTACCTCATGTATGGTCATCTGATTCCGGTCGATACGCTGGGGCAGATCAATCTCTGGCTCGATCTCGACGATGTGGCGCGGCGGAATGAACACATCGAAACCCTGCGGCGTATGCCGCAGTCGGAGCGCCACATCTACGCCCTCGAACGCGCGCGTGAGATCCTGGCTGCCGATCCGCTGCGCCCGTTCCGCCCGATGTGGGATACCTTCCGTCATATCTGGAAGGCGCAATTCATTGAGGATTACTTTGTCAAGCAGAGTTTCTTCACCCGACCGCTGCGCGAAACGGCGCCACTCGGTCTGGCAGGCGATCTGATCTGGCTGACGTTCACTACCGCAGGACTCGCCGGGCTTGCGGGACAGGCGCGCGAAGGAGTTCATTTCCGGCTGTTTTTCCTGGCGTGGATCGGCTACTCGTTGCTGACCGTGCTCATCTTCCATGTCGAACCGCGCTACCTGCTGCCGCTGTGGGTGATGATCGCGCTGTACGGTGCGGGAATGGCGACCGCGCGCTGGAACGGGGCGCGCGCGACGCCGCGCCTGGCGCTTCAGGCGGCAATCGTGGCGACGTTCTTTGGGTTGCTGTTGACCTACCGTGACTACCCGGCGATCATCAGCAGCGGCGTCGCGCGCGAGCGCGCCATGATTGCCGGTCTGTCGGCGTATCAGGCTCACGATTATCCTGCGGCGGAACAGGCATTCCGCGCCGCACTCGCCGCACAGCCGCGTTTTGTCGATGCGCAGGTGCATCTGGCGCTGGCGCTGGCGGCGCAACAGCGCTACGACGAGGCGCTGGCGCTGATCCGGCGCAACAGTTCGCGCCATGCCGAACTGGTGTTTGGCGCACTGCTGCGCGACACCGGCAAGACGGCGCAGGCGGCGAATCTTCTGACGTATATCGAAACCATTGCCGGCGAAGATATTCAACGCTGGGCGCTGACATGGCTGCATCCGCCGCCGGTAGCGATCCTGTCTGTGGGAAATGGTCTCGATATGGGATACCTCACCGGATTTTCGCCCGCCGAGAACGGCGTTGCCGGAGGTTTTCGCTGGCTCGAAGGGCAGGGCATGATCGTTCTGCCGTTCGCAGAACCGCTCGACAATGATGCGGTCGTCATCCTGTCGATGACCGGCGGCGAAGCGGCTACGACCACGCCGCTGACCGTGCGCATCGGAAATGGACCGGAGCAGCGCGTGGGGGTCGTGCGTGGTCAGTGGCGTCGCTACCACCTGCTGGCGCCGACGGGGAGCGTGAAGGAACAGCGGCTCGTGATCGCACTGCGCGCACCGACCTTCGTTCCCGCGTTGCGCGACCCGGCGAGCGACGATGCGCGCGCGCTGAGCCTGCGCCTGGCGCGCGTACAGGTGCGGCGGTAG